The stretch of DNA TTATTATTAATTAGGAATTTTAATTCTTCTAATATTCTTTCTAGTTTTACTTTTCCTAATAAATCCATTTTATTTTGATCTAAGATTAATAAATAGGTGCTTTTAGCCTTAACATATTCTTTCAGTTTTTCAAGGTTCTCCCTATAGTATAGCTCATTTACCATTATTTTATTGAATTCAACATTATATTTAAAAATATCTGGTTGGATTTGAATTACCGTATTATGATATTCTAATTTTAGGTCTGATTCTACTATGCAATATTCTGTAGAATATTTATCAATCCAATAAAATAAAGCTTTGTTATTATCTTTGTTTGTATTATAATAATCCAAAAGGGACTTAAAATATAACTCTTTATCACTTAGTACTACCAATTTTTGTACTTTCCAATAGATTTCAATAAAAGCTTTATGGTTACTAATCAATATGCTCTCAGGGATATCTTCCGTAATTATTGATTTGTATGATTCTTCATAAGAATCAACCCAACTCTTTAAATCCAAAATACTGATATCAGAGCTTGATAATTTTAGAAGTTTTTCAATACTTTTTGTAATCATTTCTTTACATAATAAAAGCTATTTCTGAAATTGAAATGTTTTACGCAAGCCTATATATAACCTTTCCATGGTTTCCTTTTTATTACTTACAACCATTATAGTATAGGCAATATTATCATGAAAAAAGATAATTTGTCTTCCGTAAGCATCTATTTGGAATATGTCAGCTATTATTGCAGATTCTCCTACAAAAATGGACTCTCTATAATCAAAAGTACCTGAGTTTTTAATTGAAATTAAATATTCTTCTTGTTGTTTTTTATCCCTAGATATTATTTTTCTAAGAGCTATTAAATAGCCAGATAGCTCATCTTTCTTACCATAACTGTAATTATAAGATTGGTTTTTAGGATTATAATAATTTTCATTCTCTATGCATTCACACTCAAATCTGAAATACTTTGTAGTCATGGTATTTTGAGATTTTAAGAATAATCCTAAACATGTGAATATTATAATTAAATGATTCATTTTGATTTTCTTTTATAGATCATGAATAAAACTCCAATAATAACAATACTAATCAAGCTCCATTTAAGGAATCTTTTTATTTTATAATTTCTTACCTGTTCCTCCATATTTAGAGGTAAAGCATGAGGATTCCAACCTAGTTCAGTTCCTATTTCATAATATTCTTTGGGAATAGACTTATCAACATATTTACCAATTCCATGACCTAAACCAGTTAAATCAGTTTTTCCTTGTAATGATTTAGCTTCTCCTTGAAGAATGTTAGGGTCTTTAGCTAGCTCTTGTTTTATTTTATTTATAAAAGGATTATCATGTAATTTTTGTTTCTTACCCAGCTTTGATTTTTTTGAAGTATCACCTATTTTTAGGATATTATTATAATTATTGAATCCAGCTATTTTATCTTTTTTGAAAGTTATTGTTGCAAGTCCATATTTACCATAACTCCATACTTCTTCTTTCAAAAGATCATAATTTTTAATAGAGTTTGGTTCTCCCATTACTTTTTTTACATCTTTTTTTGTTGAACCAATATTAATGTAATTTTGTGCATTTAAAATAAGGTTAAAGAATATTGATAATATCCAAAATGTTTTTTTATTCATAGCAGTTTGTTTTTATTATTTTATATAATTTTCTGTTTGGAAATAACTTTAGAATTATTTTCATTCTAGTGAAGTTTTTTACTATCAATTAGTTTATACTATTTTTTACACTTGTCATATATGGCATTTAATTAAACAAATATAAGCATTTTCTTGACTTGTCAAATATGTCAAGTATGAGAAAAGAGGATTTATTAAAAACTTTAGGAAAGAATATTCAAGATATAAGACTTAAAAAAGGTTTAACTCAAGTAGATTTAGTTGGAAAAATGGAAGGGGATATTGATACTACAAATATTTCTAGAATTGAATCAGGAAGAACAAATCCTACTATTTTTACACTTTATAGAATTGCTAATGCGTTAGAAATTTCTTTATCTGAGTTAATTAAAATATAATCTTTTGAGAACTAAAATTCGCTATAATAAAATATAAAAGGTTATTTAGATGGTACAAATAAAGTAAATATCCAAGGATATATTTGAGCATCACATATAGCTTATTTTAATTTTTATAATAGTTATACTACTGCAATAACTCTTTATCAGCAAAACTAAAATATCCATTATTGGAAATAATCAGATGATCTAGGAGTTTTAAATCAAGATAATTACAAGCCTTTTGTAATTTTTCAGTTATATCTCTATCTCGAATGCTTGGATTTAAATTTCCAGATGGATGATTATGAATTAAAATAATTCCATGAGAATTGGTTTTTAATGCTATTGCCACAATGATTTTTATATCAACAATACATCCTGTAGTTCCTCCTTTAGCTAAATCTACTATTCCTAAAACCTTGTTTGACTTATTTAAAAGTAATAATTTAACTTCTTCTTGATATTCAATTATATCTTTATTCCATTTAGATAAAATCAAATCATACACATCATTACTATTTTTTAGTACAACATTCTCTTGTGCTTTTGATTTATAACTTATTTCAATTTCTGATACATTCATGATGATTTAACTTTCAAACATTACTACTTAAAAACTCATTTATAGCCAGTCTTAGGGGAAATTGTACGTCTACTTTTTGTACTCATATAATATATAAGTTTGAAAAGTAGACGTACTTAATTTACATAAACTGTTCTTCTAGTTGTTGAACTCCATTTTTAGAGAAAGCAGGGCTATTCTCTAATAATTCAGCTACAGCTTGATCTTCTTTTGTTAAAGCAGACTCATTAGGAGAATAAACCCAACGATGAGAAAGAATAATTTCTTCTCCTGTTTCCTTTATTGTATAGGTATAAGGCTCTACCTCTTGTTTTAGAATACTACCCTGCATTTCTGTACCTATTAGGGCTTGGCAAGTAATTTCATCAAAGGTTGAAGTAATGAAAGCTTTTTTAGCTGTGGCATAAAATTGTCCTGTTTCTTTGCTTTGAACCATTTCAATTCCTCCTTGAATTTCTAAAAGATGAAAAATTGTACCATCTTCTCTTTCCTTTTGTTTGTAACCAATAATTCTAACCATAATAATAAATTTTAAGTTGATGATGATCATTTCAATAACTCTACTAAATCAATATAATTGCTACTTTCACCTAGAATTATTTGATACAGTAGATTTGATATGAACAAGTCTTAACAGACTTGCACAAATAAGAGAGGGTATTAAGTGTGTGGAAGAACTGAAAAATAAATAATATCAATTTATAACTACATACACAAAATAATTCCAAATAGATGATTAAGTATAGCATGAGATTCAAAAGCAAATAAATACCCTAAGGCTATGAAACTATACAGAATAGGTATGAAAAATATAAAGACCTGCTACAATTTGATTATCATTCTCTCCCTGAAAAAAATCTTTCATGATAAAAAAAGGGGTGGGGGAGTGTTTTATCCAAAATAAGTGGGGGGGGGGTGTGTAGGGTGGTGTATGAACTCATTATTAATTTCAAATTTTTTATCATAAAATTTTTGAAGCTTTCTATGACTTTATAATATCTGCCCATAACCCTGTATAAGTAAAATATAAATGCACCTCTAAAGTTTGGTTTAGAAGTTTTTTAAAATCAAATTTTTTGTTATTTATTCGAGCAATTAAAGACCTTCCATGTGAAGTAGCCTTTAGATTATAAAAACTACCCTCTTTTATTATAGTTCCATCAAAAACCTGTTTCTCATTGGTTTCATAATCAGTAAAATATAAAGAAGTTTTTAATTTAGCAGAAGGAAATATTCTTCGAATATCTTTTTGAAATGAAAAGGCTTCCTTGAGGTTTCTATTATATATTTCAGCAATAAAACTAAAGTATAAGTAATCTATCTTATTCTTTTCTATTATTGATTTATTGTTATTAATAATATTATTAAATTCTATCCTATTGTTAGTATAGTGTAATCTACTACCATAATAATACATTAAAAACTCAGAAACCTCATTTACAAATGAATACATTTTTATTTCATCAATAATACTTTCATCTATTTCTTCCCCCTTTGTATTTAAGTATTCTATTCGCATTAACAATGAATAAGGTCGTGTCTCTTGGTCTTGATATAAATCATCTATTCTTTGGAGTAATTCACTCTCATTAAGACGTTTTTTATATCGTTTTTGGAGCTTAATTATTTCATCAGCATTCTCTTCTAAGTTAGCTATAGCCTTATTAATTAATCTATATATTTTAATATCATTTTTAGCTTTTTCAACCTCATCTTCAGAAATTCCTTCATACCAATATAGTGCTTTAATGTAGTTTCTGTAGCTAAAAATACTATCAGGGGCTAATGACAATTTTATGTCAAAAAGTTCTATTGCTTCTTGATATTCATTAATGTAGTATCCATCATTATTATTGTACAACAGTTTTGCTAATTCAATTTTAACACATGCTTTTCTGTGTATTAAATATTCGTCTCTTGAAAAGTAACTTCTTTTTAAATCTTCGTTTAATTCATATTCGTCAAGTAACTTAATTGCTTTAATTAAGTTATCTTTTTTATTTAAAATACGAAATTGTAAATTTTTAGTATAGTGAATAAGGAATTGCTTTTCTAAGCCTATATGCTTAAATGCTAAATCATACAGTCTATTTATTTTGCTATCATCAAACTTTTTTTCATTTCTTAATTCTTTTATGAGCTTAACAAATAATTTAACAGAATAAGAATTAGATGATAATGAATTTACTATCTTCTGAAAATCAGAAAATAAAGTATTAGTGTTTTTATAGAAATTATCAATAAAACTTTTTGCCAAAATTTTGTGATTGACTTTAAAATACAAATCAGGCATCAAGTATTTATCATTCGTAATATGTTCTTGAATAAAAACCCCTTTTCCATCTGTTTGCAATACTTCTGTTTTGAATTTTTGATAATCTGCTGAAATAAGGTTTTTTAAAACTCCAACAGGCATTTTTATACCATATTGGTATAATAAACAAGTAAATTTAAAAGCTTTTTTTGTGTCTTCATTATCAAATTGATTATAGGCATTAATAATATACTTTGAGTGATTCCCTTTTTTTATTATTTTTAAGAATATTGTTAATGGATTGTTTAATTCTTTATCAATGAGTATATCATTTATGATAGTCTGCTTTTCTTTTTCATCCTTCAATTCAATAACAGACTTTTGAGCTAACTTAGAAATTAATTCATTTAATTCATCTTCATTAAAAATACAATTAATATCTATCTCATTAATGTCTTTAATTTTGAATTTATTTTTATATGCTTCTAATCTATTTTCTCTAATCGATTGTAGAAGAATTATACTTTTGTCTTGATATTGTTCAGCATTTAACTCTCCTCTTAACTCTCTGATTCTTTTAAAATTATTCTCAAGGTCAACTAAATCACTATAAATAATTACTTTTTGAACTTCTTTTAGGTTTTCTATTAAAGATTTTATTAAACCAATATTTAATTTATCAAAATCAATTATCTCAAAAGCAACAATGTCTTTACTTTCTGTAGTTAACTCTTTTATGAGCCTGTATGAAAATGTAGATTTCCCTGTACCATATGAACCTTTTAGAAATATTATAGAACAATCTAATTCTTGCTCCTCAAACTTATTTAGTAATACCTGTTTAACTTCTTTTGTTTTTTCTTTCCAGACAACATCTAAATTTTCTTTGATTATTAAATAATTTGGCTCTTGTCCTAAATAAAACTTTAAAGGGTCAATATTATCTTTAATCGAGTAATTATCATTAATAGGTACTATAAAGTATTCTAACTGACTACTTAAGTGAAAATTGATTTTAGTATTATTAGGCAACACATATCTGTTTCTTGATTTAGAGTTGTATTTGTCTTTATTCGCATCATACCATTTTGAATAATCATCAATGAAAGTCTTATAATCTTTTTTGATTGGTGTAATCTTTTTAGAAC from Flavobacteriaceae bacterium UJ101 encodes:
- a CDS encoding UPF0758 protein (Belongs to the UPF0758 family.), producing MNVSEIEISYKSKAQENVVLKNSNDVYDLILSKWNKDIIEYQEEVKLLLLNKSNKVLGIVDLAKGGTTGCIVDIKIIVAIALKTNSHGIILIHNHPSGNLNPSIRDRDITEKLQKACNYLDLKLLDHLIISNNGYFSFADKELLQ